The Labilibaculum sp. sequence AATCGTCTCAACAGTTATTACCAATGCAATAGAAAAAATAATGAAGCCCCATTCAATAGGATTGATATCCAGTACAATCGATAGAATTATGACTGTTAATCCCAAAAAAATGTGAATTCTGGAATTGTGCTCTTCCTTGAGTAGAATTCTTAATCCGCTGAAAGCGTATTTAAAACTTTTTAAGCGATCAATTATCGAGAATTTTTGTTCTGCTTTTTCATTTTATATTGCATTGGTAATAATTTACTCAGTCTTCATATTCAACTTGTACCAGTTAATATTTCTAGTGAAGTACATGGTGACTCCCAGTATTAATGCTAAGCCAATACTTCCCATTAATAAAGCATAATCGGCTAATTGCAGGGTGACAAATAAAAAGCCGTAAATACCCAGTATGGTGGCTGTTAAAACTCCTGTGAATTTGCCAGATTTAAATACACTTTTGGCATAAATTAATATCATCAGTGATGTTATGCCTGCTGAAATTAAATAGGCAATGTTAAAATTTGAATGCTCCGATATGGATATCAGTAAGATGTAGAAAAGACAAAGAGCCAGACCAACCAAAGTGTACTGAAATGGGTGAATTTTCCGTCCATTCAAAATCTCGACTAAGAAGAATACCAAGAATATTAAGGCAATGGTCATAACTGCATATTTGGAGGAGCGCATGGATTTTTGATAATCGTCCAGAGGCATAATCAGATCAACACCCAAGGCTGAATACAGCATTTCGTTTCGCATATTTTTATCGATCCATGTTTGTGGATAGTTTCGGTTTAGTTGCAGAATTTTCCAGTCGGCAGAAAAACCTTCATCGCTTACTTCTCGGTTGTCGGGAAGAAAGTTGCCATTAAAACTTGGCGAAGACCAGGTGGAAGATAGTTTCACTTTTGTAGTGCTGCCTAGCGGTATAAAGGAAAGGTTCTGGCTTCCCTGTAAATTTAATTGGAATGAGAAATCAATAGTTGAGTTGATTTGTTCCCTCAAATCAGGCAAATCGATACTTATGCCGGAGGAGACCATTTCGCTTAGTTTAGAACCGGCTTGTACATCCAGTTTTTGATTCCCCCAGTTCAGGGTAATCTGATCTTTTATGCCTCGAAGATCCGATATTCCAACAGTTAAGAAAGCTTTGTCGTAATTAATTTCTTTCAATCCATTTTGATCAATTTTGGTATTTGGTTTAAATTGACCCTTGAAGTCTAAAATACTTTTGTATACGACTACTTCGTAGATTCCTCTTTTTAGTTTTTCCGGTTCAATGTCTCCGTTTATGTTAATCTTTTCGGGTAGTATGTATAAATATTTCGTTTCCGTAATTGTTTTATTATCCTCAGAGCTGTGTTCGTAAGTTAAAGGTATTGTTAGGATTGGGCCGTTAATTTGCTGTTTGCCAGCCCATTTTTGACTGACTTCGTTTAATACCGACTGATTGAGCATTTCTCTTTCGCTGATGATTGATTTAATCATGCTGGCAGGAATCAGCAGTAAGAGCATTAAAATGGTGATGGTACCTAGTTTTAGTCCAACCGAATTCTTAATCCAGCTGTTTACTTTGTCGAATGGTGATTGGGTATTGTTCATTTTTATTTTGTTTTAAAAGTACTCTGAAATTCAAAGTAGATAATGAAAAAAAATTATTTAAGCAGTTGCTCTATGGCCTTTATGTGTTTGATAAAGGCCTGTTTGCCTTCATCCGAAGCAGAATATTTAGTGTTGGGTTTCCGATCCATAAACTCTTTTTGTACACGAATGTACCCGCTTTTTTCAAGCGACTTTAAATGGCTCGCTAAATTACCATCAGTAACGCCCAACAGGTTTTTAAGGGCATTAAAATCGAGGTAATCGTTTACCACCAAAGCCGACATGATTCCCAGCCGGATTCGGTTTTCAAAAGCTTTATTTAAATCTTTAAGCAGTTCTTTCACGATTTGTATTTTAACTCCATTACTATCCCATAAATGATATGTAGCAGACCGAATCCGATGCACCAAAAGATTAAACCATATCCGATGAAATAAGTGGCGGTCAAACCTAGTAAAATTTCAAGTATTCCCAAACTGCGGATTTCGCTTATTGTGTATTTACTGGCATTTACCAGTGCCAAACCATAAAATAGTAAGGTTAGTGGTGCAATCAATCCAATGTATCCTTTCATCAAAAGGAGAAGGCAAAATATACCACCGCTAATCAATGGAATTAACAAATTAATTAGAAGTGTTTTGGTTTGAGAATCCCACACTTTTTGTTTCAATTTTTTTGTCTTTAATCTGGTAAAAAACAGTCCAAAACTTAATGCGAGTATCAAGGTTACAAAACCAATGGTCAGCAATTCTATCAACTGATCAATATTTAAAAGGGTTCGGTTAAAGTCTTGATATTCAGATCTGGAATAAATTGTTGCCCAGGCAAAATAAGCACCAATAAGTGCAATTATACCTGCTGAGATACCAGATAAACCACTCAAAGAGATGAATTTAGACGATTTGTTCATCATTTCTTTGATGTCCTTTAAGTCTTCGATGTATTTTTGCTGATTCATAAAAAGTACTTTGTAATTCAAAGTAAATATAAGGGAAAAATATGAATTTGAAATATTTTACTAAAAAAAAAGTGGTTTTATTTTAGTTCTGACACCACTTTTTTATTGTATCTATTTGATTTTAAAGATATATACGTACAAAAACCTATTCTCATAATACGCTCATAAGCTGTTTCTTCTGATTGGAATAAGCTTGAACTTTGTTCCATATCAATTTGAACGGAGTAGCTTATGGAAATACATCAGATTACAATACAGGCAGGTATTGACAAGTTAGGCAATACGGAACGTTTGCCCGATTTGCGAATCAATAAAGGTGAAATATATGGAATTGTGGGACCTACCGGGAGTGGGAAAAGTCAGCTGATTGCAGATATTGAGCAGTTGGCACAAGGAGATACGGCGAGTAAACGCAAAATTTTAATTAATGGTGAAATTCCTTCCCATGAACTTCGGAGCGATCCCAGAAAGAAAATGGTGGCGCAATTGTCACAGAATATGAATTTTTTTGCAGACATGCCCGTTGCCGATTTTTTGAAACTTCACGCCAAGTGCAGAGGGAAAAAAAATATTGATGTAAAACACGTAATTTCTATTGCCAACACTCTTACGGGCGAGCCAATCAACGCAGGCGATAATCTAACAATTTTGAGTGGAGGACAAACCAGGGCTCTAATGGTCGCAGATGTTGCTATTATCAGCG is a genomic window containing:
- the creD gene encoding cell envelope integrity protein CreD translates to MNNTQSPFDKVNSWIKNSVGLKLGTITILMLLLLIPASMIKSIISEREMLNQSVLNEVSQKWAGKQQINGPILTIPLTYEHSSEDNKTITETKYLYILPEKININGDIEPEKLKRGIYEVVVYKSILDFKGQFKPNTKIDQNGLKEINYDKAFLTVGISDLRGIKDQITLNWGNQKLDVQAGSKLSEMVSSGISIDLPDLREQINSTIDFSFQLNLQGSQNLSFIPLGSTTKVKLSSTWSSPSFNGNFLPDNREVSDEGFSADWKILQLNRNYPQTWIDKNMRNEMLYSALGVDLIMPLDDYQKSMRSSKYAVMTIALIFLVFFLVEILNGRKIHPFQYTLVGLALCLFYILLISISEHSNFNIAYLISAGITSLMILIYAKSVFKSGKFTGVLTATILGIYGFLFVTLQLADYALLMGSIGLALILGVTMYFTRNINWYKLNMKTE
- a CDS encoding transcriptional regulator — encoded protein: MKELLKDLNKAFENRIRLGIMSALVVNDYLDFNALKNLLGVTDGNLASHLKSLEKSGYIRVQKEFMDRKPNTKYSASDEGKQAFIKHIKAIEQLLK
- a CDS encoding ATP-binding cassette domain-containing protein — translated: MEIHQITIQAGIDKLGNTERLPDLRINKGEIYGIVGPTGSGKSQLIADIEQLAQGDTASKRKILINGEIPSHELRSDPRKKMVAQLSQNMNFFADMPVADFLKLHAKCRGKKNIDVKHVISIANTLTGEPINAGDNLTILSGGQTRALMVADVAIISESPIVLIDEIENAGIKKHEALQLLSGEGKIILVVTHDPVLALSAQKRIIMRNGGMRDIIESTYREKQISLQLNDIDQYILTLREDVRAGKKIEEVNFDALLHESSFLKCL